TTTCGTGGTTAGCTGTTGTCTTTCATTTGCCTTTGCTCCTTTGGACTATCATCAAAGAATATGAGATTTTGCAATGCATTTTAGAGACCTAAATGTTATGGGTATCTTACCTGTAAGCAAATGCTTATACAGTAAACACTGTTTGGTGTTTGCAGTTGAAATGGTTATTTTAGAGCAAGATGGatggctcgtttggatgtgcttttaaaatgactgaaaacgtttttaaagaaaatatttttgggtttcaaatgtactttaagtgttttttgcaAAAAACATCAATTATATGCTTCTTCAAGGACGTACTTTAggatttacttgtatttttattaaggattggtttcaaaaacatttttatcaaaaatgatttcagttattttaaaagcacatctaaATGAGTTCTGAGTTTATATCTTGAACATGTTTCTGCATTTCATTCATCCTTCCCCGCAGCGTGATGGCACGCAATGGCGGGGAGAAGAAATCGAGCCCAGAATCTCGGTTACGAGTAAAACACTCTTCACTCTCTAAAAGTCATCATGAGGCACGAATGATAACAAATTCCTAACATTCTACTGGAGAAGGACTTGGGTTAAGGCACCCAATTAGGCATCAAGCTCGTCATTCATGTAAGTTGACACACAAGATACTTttttgtagctccgtgtgctttgaaaaaaagccagttttccaaagctgcaaatagcaacttcagctttttcctttaatttcaacttattctcacagcagcttccaaaataagcatttttttttcagtttaccaaacacctaaaaccctcacaacttttattcatgggtgcttttttttttaagcattcACTTCCAAACAACCCCTTAATCGTTACCAcacagaacaaaacaaaacaaaaaggcaAGAAGAACATCGGAAGTGAAGGgcgcagacaatccttgtccatccaataatttagccaaaagCTACCTTACCTGCAGCCCTTTAAGTAAAACTTGTGATATCAAAAGCCTGAGAGTATATCTCCTCTCATACACAATTCCTCTAACACATGGAGAGCAAAGATCAGAAGAAACTTCACATAGCCATGTTCCCTCCCATGGCTAGCCTACGGACACCTAATGCCATTTCTGGAGGTCTCCAAGTTCTTAGCTCAAAAGGGTCACCAAATCTCTTTCATCTCCACCCCCAAAAACATCAATCGCCTCCGATCCTCCTCCTTTTCCCCGCTCATCAATTTCGTCGAGCTTCCTCTCCCCGCCGTCGACGGCTTACCGGAATCCGTTGAGTCCACCTCCGAGCTACCAATCAACAAAGTCCCTTACCTCAAAAAAGCATACGACTTGCTTAAGCCTTCAGTCACGCATTTCATCCAACACTCGAGCGTCAACTGGGTCGTCCATGACATCATTTGCTACTGGATGCCCAGAGTCGCCACTCAGCTGGGAGTCAACTCGGTCTACTTCAACATCACCAACGCCAGTACCTTGGCTTTCTTGGGTCCTCCGACCGAGTTACTCGGCGATAAACGCAGGCGACCGGAGGACTTTACGGTCGTCCCCGAGTGGGTCGACTATCCTTCCAACGTTGCTTTTAAGCAGCATGAGATGGTGAGCCACTGGGATTGCATGGACGATGAGGTCTCCGATTTTCAGAGACTCGCGGGTTCGATTCAAGATTGTAATTTTGTGACTATGCGGAGCTGCACCGAGTTCGAATCTGACGCGGTGAGTTTGCTCAGGAAGATCTACGGCAAACCCGTTGTTCCACTCGGGCTGCTTCCGCCTGGCTCAGCACCACATCAGCATGGCGTCGCTAACGATCGAGGGGATGACAAGTGGGAAGTGTTGAGAGAGTGGCTCGAAAGTAAGAAACCGAACTCGGTGGTTTACATCGCCCTCGGCACCGAGGTGACTCTGAGTCAAGAGTTGATGCACGAGTTGGCACATGGGATAGAGAAATCCGGGTTGCCCTTTATTTGGGTGGTCAACAATCGCCCGTTGGTGGAGGGCGTGTTGGGCTCCGATATAATTCCACTCGGGTTTGAAACACGAGTAGAGGATCGAGGCTTGGTCTTGAGAGGTTGGGCCCCACAACTTAAGATTCTAGGTCATATTTCGATCGGAGGTTTCCTAACTCATTGTGGTTGGAGTTCAGTTGTCGAGGCACTAGGGTACGGGCGGGCTTTGATTTTGTTTTCGGGTGCTAATTCCGACCAAGGGTTGATCGCGAGACTAATGCACGATAAGCAGGTCGGGTTGGAGATACCGAGGGACGAGCAAGACGGGTCGTTTACGAGTGACTCGGTGGCCGAGTTGATTGGGCGAGTGATGGTGGAGAAAGAAGGTGAGTCCATAAGGTCAAATGCACGGGCCATGAAGGAGATATTTGGCAATGTAGAGTTGAACAACAAGTGCTTGGACGAGTTCACTCGGGTCCTTGAAACCTGGCCCAAATAATTGGTGGCTGGCTTTTTATTTGTCTGTTTCTTCTTTCTACcgacaaaattaaaactaattagtgTGAAATTGAGGAGGCTTaatctttatttatttgtggTTGTGCTTGATTTGAGGATTGTATTTTTTgaaggcctaattggataaacgGTGGTGCTAAAGTAATTGGAAGATATGTTTCATGGTAAAaacgaaaagaaagaaaataggatttaagcttttgtggtggtaTTGTtaacaaatttagtccaaaaataattttattaaatgtttgttaaacacatgataaaaatgtaatttaacggaaaaattatttttggactaaatttacTAACAGACTACACCACGAGggtttaaattctattttttttctcactGGGTCATCTTCCGATTATCTTGTCACCCACAAgtaccatttatccgattaggtcTTTTTTGAAAAGCATTACATATGTGTTTATGAAACTGTTGAGATGGGTAAGCAAATGCTTATACAGTAAACACTCTTTGGTGTTTGCAATTGAAATGGTtattttggagcaaaaattgAGTTTATACCTTGAATATGTTTCTGCATTTCATTCATCCTCCCCCTCTGCATGATGGCACGTTGATGGCGGGGAGAGGAAATCGAGCCTCGGTTCTCGGGTACATGAGTAAAACACTCTTCACTCTCAAAAAGTCATCCTGAGGCACGAATGATAACAATTTCCTAACATTCTACTCGGGGAAGGATTTGGGTTAAGCCGCCCAGTTAGGCATCAAACTCGTCATTCATGTAAGGTGAACACGAGACCTTCCGCTTACATGTGAGGAGGACTAGACTGTAGTGTGATAGTGGCGTCCGACAAAAACAAATCTACAAAACGAGTGTTTAATGACTGTAAAGCTATAGCTTAATTAGGTGGAATCATCAAATTACATCACTTAACCTCTCAATGTGTAGGCAAGCAATTGGCCATGTATTTAGATTAGATAAATAGAAGATAGTCTGTATATAAATTAGAACCAAACAGATTGTTTATTAATGACCTGctctatatacatatgtattacTTTGCAACCACCAGAGAACACTATTTGACAACGAAAGAGAATGAAATGCCTCATCATTGAGAAAAATTGATAGCATGATTGTTCTTGATCcttaataaaaaggaaaagtacTAATTTTCAGAAAGGTAACTGAATCACATACTTTCAGTAGTTACATGATTGATTAACTTAAGTAAAATATGGTTGAATTCATAATTAGCTTTAATTAGTCACTCAAGCTTTTAAACTTGTGTAAAAGCTTCAAGCAATCTTAAATACTTTCCTTTTCAAACCTTTTTCGTCTCTGTAAATTGATCTAAACAAAACTTTAATTAAGCATTCAAGCTTTTAAACCTCTGCAAAACCCTTaagggcacgtttgtttgacaTGATTAGCAAggcttggactggactagactatagtccTGTGTTTGGTGTGCAACCGGATTAGCTTTAATGAGCTTAACCCGGACTCGCTTGGACTAAGGACCTCCTTAGGTGGTCTTCGCGAGCAACCCCAAAGCCCAGTGGATTCGTAAGCCAGAGCAAACCGAGAGAGTTTCTGCCTTCCCTTCGTCCTGTTTTCCCTTCGTCCTCATCTCTACGTTCCCTCTCATCTTCGTTGCCGTGCTCTCTCATCTTCGTCCTCCTTACCCTCATCTGAGCGTCTTCCTGTCTCTGCATCTGCTCGCCTCATCTGAGTTGTACGGTAAACTTCGATTCTTCTATTAATTGCATGTATTTGTGTTGCAGATGGTAATTTTACTGAGTTTTATGTGATTtgattgttttgggtttgataaTTTTTGAATCATAGAGATCTGCACTtgaataaattagggttttgatatttaGGTGAAATTGAAATTAGGATTTGGGCTTTTCATAAGATGAGATGGAACTTGGGAATTTAGGATGTCAATGTTGTAAAACTTGGAAGTCCTACCCACATGTTGTTTTCGATTTTTAAAAATTGGGGTTTCAACAATGGGAGtactctgtgcgtgtgtgtgtgtgtgtttctgtgtgtgtgtctctgtgtgtgtgtataatttATGTGTATGTCAGTACCAAAAATCCTCGTCTCCAAGCATACTCTCTCCAAGCACCTGTTTCACTGTATGTTTCTATCTGCCAAATTAGGATGAATTGATGAGTTCGTACAGAAGAGTTTCCTCTTCTCGATTttatgtgtttgtgtgtgtttgtgtatgtaagttctccgtgtgtgtgtgagtgtgtgagtgtattgtgtgtgtgtaagtgtaccgtgtgtgtgtgtgtgtgtttgtgtactctgtgtgtgtgtttgtgtactcattaacgtgggggggggggtgtgtgtgtgtattgtgtgtgtgtgtttgtgtatgtaagttctccgtgtgtgtgtgagtgtgtgagtgtgtactgtgagtgtgagtgtgagtgtgtgagtgagtgtgtgtgtgtgagtgtgtgtttgtgtatgtaagttctccgtgtgtgtgtgagtgtgtgagtgtgtactgtgagtgtgagtgtgagtgtgtgagtgagtgtgtgtgtgtgtgagtgtgtgtttgtgtgtgtttgtgtatgtaagttctccgtgtgtgtgtgagtgtgtactgtgagtgtgagtgtgtgagggtgtgtgtgtgtgtttgtgtactcattaacgtgggggggggggtgtgtgtgtgtttgtgtatgtaagttctccgtgtgtgtgtgagtgtgtgagtgtgtactgtgagtgtgagtgtgagtgtgtgagtgagtgtgtgtgtgtgtgagtgtgtgggtgtgtgtttgtgtgtgtttgtgtatgtaagttctccgtgtgtgtgtgagtgtgtactatgtgtgtgtaagtgtactctgtgtgtgtgtgtgtttgtgcactcattaacgtggggggggtgtgtgtgtgtgcagtgtgtgtgtgcagtgtgtatgcagtatgtatgcaatatgtatgcagtatgtatgcagtgtgtgtgcagtgtgtatgcagtgtgtatgcagtatgtatgtagtgtgtgtgcagtgtgtgtgcagtgtgtgtgtatgcagtgtatgcagtgtgtgtgtgtgtgtgtatgcagtgtgtgtgtgtgtatgcagtgtgtgtgtgtgtgtatgcagtgtgtgtatgcagtgtgtgtgtgtgtgcagtgtgtatgcagtatgtatgcagtgtgtgtgtgcagtgtgtgtgtgtgtatgtatgcaatatgtgtgtgtgtatgcagtgtgtgtgcagtgtgtgtgtgcagtatgtatgcagtgtgtgtatgcagtgtatgtgtgcagtgtgtatgcagtatgtatgcagtgtgtgtgtgtgcagtgtgtatgcagtgtgtgtgtgtgcagtgtgtgtgtgtgtgtgtgtgtatgcagtgtatgcagtgtgtgtatgtatgtatgcagtgtgtatgcagtgtgtgtgtgtgtgtatgtatgtatgcagtgtgtgtgtgtgtgtgtatgcagtgcatgcagtgtgtgtatgtatgtatgcagtgtgtatgcagtgtgtgtgtgtatgcagtgtgtgtgtatgtgtatgtatgtatgcagtgtgtgtgtgtgtgtatgcagtgtatgcagtgtgtgtatgtatgtatgcagtgtgtgtgtgtgtgtgtgtgtatgtatgcagtgtgtgtgtgtgtacttggtttataaccatgatattacaatgtgaatgttttgtattgtgtggggttgatgctgaattgcaATTTTTTGTGGTTGTTGGTTGCAAAGAAGAAGAGCATAAACGgaaggctaaggctaaggctactgcattacaggtgtcctttaatttccctcttcacatgcaatgcctagcaatgatagcaatcctcatactagtgttcttagacacatgtttatagatgtataagagtagaacattttttttcaacgccacctgtatatttgttgcctcgggttaatgataactttttttttttcaacgccacctgtatatttgatGCCTCGGATTGTGACTTCGCTAGTTACTTTGATCTAGTTCATTTCGTATCATAATCACTTCATTTCCATCACCCTTAATAACAgtaaatattacatatataatgatctagttaatttgtttttttgtttttgtttttgtttggatagatatggatcgaaggaagcttttattgatcttattgttagagatgtcttatttggagacaatttgcatttgtacgattcttgtgttgatgatgctacgtggcaaacagagacatgttgaacgaccCACATTGACTAACCGTTCACTTATTATACGAGAtattagtttgtgttatctgaatggtataatagggaatactgatactgaatgtgtcaacgaattgagaatggatagaaggacttttggcatattatgtgacttacttcgtcaagatgggagggtaaaaactgatggtttggtgtctgtagaggagcatgtgtgtatgactttacaaatattagcacatcatactaagaatcgtagtgttggcggtagattttataggtcgggagaaactataagtaggtatttcaatagcgtattgcaaggaattttACGATTACAAGGTATCCTACTAAAAGTCCCTCAGCAtgtgcctattgattctacagatcctaggtggcgatgttttaaggtatgatgagaatttttttttcattttccctaatctttaactcttcattccctttgtataaattaacaaaaactttttttttttttaagaattgcttgggagcattggatggaacacacattgatgtgcatgtacctgaaattgacaaaccaagataccgaacaagaaagggtcgagtcgcaactaatgtgttaggtgtgtgttcaggagatatgcagttcatatatgtgtttccggggtgggagggttccgcatcagactctagagtgctacatgatgcaattactaggcctaatggttttaaggtaccagcgggtaagactattacttagtctcaactttgtaagttaggtctagttctgtttgtcaactacaaaacactaataaggtctgtttttttttcatcaggttattattaccttgtagatggtggttatacaaatggtgaaggattccttgcaccctatagaggaataccttatcatttatctgaatgggagagacgaacaccttctaataaggaagaatattttaacatgaagcattctaaggcaaggaatgtaattgaacgctgttttggcttgctaaaaggaaggtggtcgatactaaggagtccatctttctatccgataaggacacaaggtcgaataattaccgcttgttgcctactacacaatcttattaggcaagagatgtATGTAGATTCAATGgagaatttgccaataatagaagatggacaaaatacagaagaaggtgaatatgttggtagtgttcaaacatttgaccagtggactgcaatgaggaatgacatagctcaggaaatgtataatgagtggagagcaattaggaaccagcaaccgaactagctatatgtgttaatgataacattttattttagtattcatttttatcatgcatttgttagatattagcacaatgattggatggtatgcaaattaattggatattatgcaagttgattggatattatgcaaattgattatttgtatggtattttccttcattaaaatattttttgtttaggtatggataacgaaaatattttgaatgctactcaagagccaaaaggaagaaggcgtaaatgggaagcatttgaggaagaagtattactaggagttcttgaggattttgttgcttggaagcaacggtgtgacaccggtgctttcaaacaaggtactttggttgaaatagcaaaagctgtcaatgttttatgtcctcattcaaatattaaggcaaatccacatattgagtccaagttgaagaaatggaaaaaaacatatagtatggtcgttgacatgataaacacaagtggatttgcatggaatgatgtcaaaaagtgcgttgaagttgacagtgatgacgcatggcaaacttatgtgcagg
This is a stretch of genomic DNA from Malus domestica chromosome 02, GDT2T_hap1. It encodes these proteins:
- the LOC103405613 gene encoding UDP-glycosyltransferase 91C1-like, translating into MPFLEVSKFLAQKGHQISFISTPKNINRLRSSSFSPLINFVELPLPAVDGLPESVESTSELPINKVPYLKKAYDLLKPSVTHFIQHSSVNWVVHDIICYWMPRVATQLGVNSVYFNITNASTLAFLGPPTELLGDKRRRPEDFTVVPEWVDYPSNVAFKQHEMVSHWDCMDDEVSDFQRLAGSIQDCNFVTMRSCTEFESDAVSLLRKIYGKPVVPLGLLPPGSAPHQHGVANDRGDDKWEVLREWLESKKPNSVVYIALGTEVTLSQELMHELAHGIEKSGLPFIWVVNNRPLVEGVLGSDIIPLGFETRVEDRGLVLRGWAPQLKILGHISIGGFLTHCGWSSVVEALGYGRALILFSGANSDQGLIARLMHDKQVGLEIPRDEQDGSFTSDSVAELIGRVMVEKEGESIRSNARAMKEIFGNVELNNKCLDEFTRVLETWPK